The Streptomyces avermitilis MA-4680 = NBRC 14893 genome contains a region encoding:
- a CDS encoding MFS transporter, whose protein sequence is MGREHWKTIWVGSAGNMVEWFDWFVYASFATYFAGAFFPDGNPTAQLMNTAGIFAVGFFMRPVGGWLLGRVADRRGRKTALTLTVTLMSASAVLIAIAPTYAVAGYGGAFVLLLARLLQGLSVGGEYAASATYMTEATDPKKRGFASSFQYVSMTVGQLIGLALLIILQRTLSEDALAGWGWRIPFVVGAAGAAVVFYLRRTMLESEVYEESADGDAAVGEKGSLRALWEHRREAFLVVALTMGGTLAYYTYTTYLTKYLSNTAGLPKQTATLVSFCALLVFACVQPLAGALSDRIGRRPMLITFGVCATFLTVPVMTLLSKVDSFWPAFGLALFALVMITPYTALSAVVKAELFPTGVRALGVALPYALANSLFGGTAEYVALWFKDGGIESGFYWYVAACAAVSLVVYVTMRETRDVDLHRVGDGRKSSHERTARLAS, encoded by the coding sequence ATGGGACGAGAGCACTGGAAGACGATCTGGGTCGGCTCGGCCGGCAACATGGTGGAGTGGTTCGACTGGTTCGTGTACGCCAGCTTCGCCACGTATTTCGCGGGGGCCTTCTTCCCTGACGGGAACCCCACGGCCCAGCTCATGAACACCGCCGGCATCTTCGCGGTCGGCTTCTTCATGCGCCCGGTCGGCGGCTGGCTGCTGGGCAGAGTCGCCGACCGCAGGGGCCGCAAGACCGCGCTGACCCTGACGGTCACGCTGATGTCGGCGTCCGCGGTCCTCATCGCGATCGCGCCGACGTACGCCGTCGCGGGCTACGGCGGCGCGTTCGTGCTGCTCCTCGCTCGCCTGCTGCAAGGGCTCTCGGTGGGCGGTGAGTACGCGGCCAGCGCCACCTACATGACCGAGGCGACCGACCCGAAGAAGCGCGGATTCGCCTCCAGCTTCCAGTACGTGTCGATGACGGTCGGTCAGCTGATCGGCCTCGCCCTGCTGATCATCCTCCAGCGCACCCTGTCCGAGGACGCGCTGGCCGGCTGGGGCTGGCGGATCCCGTTCGTCGTCGGCGCGGCGGGCGCGGCAGTCGTCTTCTACCTGCGGCGCACCATGCTGGAGAGCGAGGTGTACGAGGAGTCGGCCGACGGCGACGCCGCGGTCGGCGAGAAGGGCTCGCTGCGCGCCCTGTGGGAGCATCGCCGTGAGGCGTTCCTCGTCGTCGCACTCACCATGGGCGGCACGCTCGCCTACTACACGTACACGACGTATCTCACGAAGTACCTCTCGAACACGGCGGGCCTGCCCAAGCAGACGGCCACCCTGGTCTCCTTCTGCGCGCTGCTGGTCTTCGCCTGCGTCCAGCCGCTGGCCGGAGCCCTCTCCGACCGGATCGGCCGCCGCCCGATGCTGATCACCTTCGGTGTCTGCGCGACCTTCCTGACGGTCCCGGTGATGACCCTCCTGTCGAAGGTGGACAGCTTCTGGCCGGCCTTCGGGCTCGCGCTCTTCGCACTGGTCATGATCACGCCGTACACGGCGCTGAGCGCGGTGGTCAAGGCGGAGCTGTTCCCCACCGGCGTCCGTGCCCTGGGCGTCGCCCTGCCCTACGCCCTCGCGAACTCCCTCTTCGGCGGGACGGCGGAGTACGTCGCCCTGTGGTTCAAGGACGGCGGGATCGAGTCCGGCTTCTACTGGTACGTGGCGGCCTGTGCCGCCGTCTCCCTCGTGGTGTACGTCACCATGCGGGAGACCCGGGACGTGGATCTCCACCGTGTCGGCGACGGCCGGAAGTCTTCGCACGAGCGGACGGCCCGGCTCGCATCCTGA
- a CDS encoding PD40 domain-containing protein translates to MHPRTRTAPALLFAVCLTALAAYPAAADDPVPTTERVSVTLDGAQIDDPSYRPQLTSKGGVVYTSDGPVWSTDHNGVSDAYRNSERVSYNMGAARSYDPSACHTARMIAFVSDRTPAGGTTPSVYVRNTPVGKLSYASHGYQGVPFTWAGQPAMSADCQWMAFSATLPATPDHVEQPRVYRYRIYDGTIEQVSPDSADGSRAAVRPSISADGRYVAYQSSIPHPGGPANDSDIYVRDLETGTLEKASVGRHGRPADRASTGPSLSADGRHVAFDSYASNLAPGDTNGTVNVFVRDLDAGTTRLVKGAGRHAYTAEAALSGDGLHLAYVSAGIRGSRGVPAVYLRDLATGRTRLISVDTRGHRNDRAAGNPSVNPDGTAVAFDSASPDLVPGDTNGTVDVFLRRLGSPEA, encoded by the coding sequence ATGCACCCGCGCACGAGAACCGCCCCCGCGCTCCTGTTCGCCGTCTGTCTCACGGCTCTCGCCGCGTACCCGGCGGCCGCCGACGACCCGGTGCCCACGACGGAACGCGTCAGCGTCACCCTCGACGGCGCCCAGATCGACGACCCCTCGTACCGCCCGCAGCTGACCTCCAAGGGCGGCGTCGTGTACACCAGCGACGGACCCGTCTGGAGCACCGACCACAACGGCGTGTCCGACGCCTACCGCAACAGCGAACGCGTCAGCTACAACATGGGGGCCGCCCGCTCGTACGACCCCTCGGCCTGCCACACCGCCCGGATGATCGCCTTCGTCTCCGACCGCACGCCGGCCGGCGGCACCACGCCCTCGGTCTACGTGCGCAACACCCCTGTCGGCAAGCTCTCGTACGCCAGTCACGGCTACCAGGGCGTCCCCTTCACCTGGGCGGGGCAGCCCGCGATGAGCGCCGACTGCCAGTGGATGGCCTTCAGCGCCACCCTGCCGGCCACGCCGGACCACGTGGAGCAGCCGCGCGTCTACCGCTACCGCATCTACGACGGCACGATCGAGCAGGTCAGCCCGGACTCGGCGGACGGATCCCGGGCGGCGGTGCGTCCGTCGATCAGCGCGGACGGCCGGTATGTCGCCTACCAGTCGTCGATCCCGCATCCGGGCGGCCCGGCCAACGACAGCGACATCTATGTGCGCGACCTGGAGACCGGCACCCTGGAGAAGGCGTCCGTGGGACGGCACGGCCGCCCGGCCGACCGCGCCTCCACCGGCCCGTCGCTGAGCGCCGACGGACGGCACGTCGCGTTCGACTCCTACGCCTCGAACCTCGCCCCCGGCGACACCAACGGCACCGTGAACGTCTTCGTCCGCGACCTCGACGCGGGCACCACCCGCCTGGTCAAGGGCGCGGGCCGGCACGCCTACACCGCCGAGGCCGCGCTGAGCGGCGACGGGCTGCACCTCGCGTACGTCTCGGCCGGAATCCGCGGCTCCCGCGGCGTGCCGGCCGTGTACCTGCGCGACCTGGCCACCGGCAGAACGCGGTTGATCAGCGTCGACACCCGAGGACACCGCAACGACCGGGCGGCCGGCAACCCGTCCGTCAACCCGGACGGCACAGCGGTCGCCTTCGACTCCGCCTCGCCCGACCTCGTCCCGGGCGACACCAACGGCACGGTGGACGTGTTCCTGCGCCGACTGGGTTCCCCCGAGGCGTGA
- a CDS encoding TetR/AcrR family transcriptional regulator gives MAGAGRARKNAPPREEVLAAAMDMIAERGLEKLTMAALGREVGMSSGHLLYYFHSKDELLLQTLEWSEGRLGIERGRLLTRTAPARERLDAYVDLYVPDGHRDPHWTLWLEVWNHSQNADEQGRERQAAIEGAWHRDLVALLAEGVSRGEFRPVDPDRLAARVRALLDGFSIHVAIGLRGTDRGQILGHVREFLDESLGRPGLADT, from the coding sequence GAGGAGGTCCTCGCCGCCGCCATGGACATGATCGCCGAGCGCGGTCTGGAGAAGCTCACCATGGCGGCGCTCGGCCGCGAGGTCGGCATGAGCAGCGGCCATCTCCTCTACTACTTCCACTCCAAGGACGAGCTGCTGCTCCAGACCCTGGAGTGGAGCGAGGGCCGCCTCGGCATCGAGCGCGGGCGGCTCCTCACGCGGACGGCCCCGGCCCGCGAACGGCTGGACGCGTATGTCGACCTGTATGTGCCCGACGGCCATCGCGACCCGCACTGGACGCTCTGGCTGGAGGTCTGGAACCACTCGCAGAACGCCGACGAGCAGGGCCGCGAGCGACAGGCGGCCATCGAGGGCGCCTGGCACCGCGACCTGGTGGCACTGCTCGCGGAGGGGGTCTCCCGGGGAGAGTTCCGCCCCGTGGACCCGGACCGCCTCGCGGCCCGGGTGCGCGCGCTGCTCGACGGCTTCTCCATCCACGTGGCGATCGGCCTCCGCGGCACGGACCGGGGGCAGATTCTCGGCCACGTACGGGAGTTCCTCGATGAGTCGCTGGGGCGACCGGGTCTCGCGGACACCTGA